One window of Candidatus Glassbacteria bacterium genomic DNA carries:
- a CDS encoding sugar phosphate isomerase/epimerase, with product MPVNRRDFIAGAAAAAAACAGKLMAQGSMSKNSPNPRPLRIGMTDWNLGERGVVEKVDLARQIGLDGIQISVLYPDDGLHLRDAKLQGEYRKAALDNGVQICSLAIGNLGPGSPMKSEPVGAIRINDAIEVAANVGTNDILLPFFRERAPKDDTDFNRMIAMFKEIARTAERYQVVVALETSMSAEEHLRIIDGVGSEYIGVYMDPWNCSYYGHNPITDIPLLKDHIHQVHVKNRDQYMDGPNEQGFKWPEVAELLYKVGFKGWYVLETSLPSDNMIGDTRRNIDYVRKHFSIPA from the coding sequence ATGCCGGTAAACAGAAGAGATTTTATCGCCGGAGCGGCCGCAGCCGCGGCCGCCTGTGCGGGCAAACTGATGGCCCAGGGTTCGATGAGTAAAAACAGCCCCAACCCCCGGCCCCTGCGGATCGGGATGACCGACTGGAACCTGGGCGAACGGGGCGTGGTGGAGAAAGTGGACCTGGCGCGCCAGATCGGGTTGGACGGGATCCAGATCAGCGTGCTCTACCCCGACGACGGCCTCCACCTTCGCGACGCCAAGCTCCAGGGCGAATACCGCAAGGCCGCGCTGGATAACGGCGTGCAGATCTGCTCGCTGGCGATCGGCAACCTCGGCCCGGGCAGCCCGATGAAAAGCGAGCCGGTGGGAGCGATCCGGATCAACGACGCGATCGAGGTGGCCGCCAATGTCGGCACCAACGACATCCTGCTCCCTTTCTTCCGCGAACGCGCACCCAAGGACGACACCGATTTCAACCGGATGATCGCCATGTTCAAGGAGATCGCCCGGACCGCCGAACGCTACCAGGTGGTGGTGGCGCTGGAGACCTCGATGAGCGCCGAGGAGCACCTGCGGATTATCGACGGGGTCGGCAGCGAGTATATCGGCGTGTACATGGACCCCTGGAACTGCTCATACTACGGCCACAACCCGATCACCGACATCCCGCTGCTCAAGGACCATATCCATCAGGTGCATGTCAAGAACCGCGACCAGTACATGGACGGTCCCAACGAGCAGGGGTTCAAGTGGCCCGAGGTGGCCGAGCTGCTCTACAAGGTGGGCTTCAAGGGATGGTACGTGCTGGAGACCAGCCTGCCCAGCGATAATATGATCGGCGACACGCGGCGCAATATCGACTACGTGCGCAAGCATTTCAGCATTCCGGCCTGA